ACCTTGCCGATCATGTGGAGCCTGCGCTTGCCGGGTGGCTGGGCCACGACGCGCCCTTTGCCTTTGATCTGGACTATCGCCCGGCACCTGGGATCGAACGGATGCGCGTCGGCACGCCGCCGGTGATCCAATTGACGGCCCTGGAGGCCGCGCTTGAGGTCTGGCACGACATCGACATGCAGGCCCTGCGCGCGGCGTCCATCGACTTGCAAGAGCTGTTCATTCGAGAGGTCGAGGCACGCGTGCCGCAATTGACCCTTGCCAGCCCGCGTGACAGCGCACGGCGGGGCAGCCAGGTGTCGTTTGCATTCGAACATGGCTATGCCGCGATGCAGGCCCTGATCTCGCGCGGTGTGATCGGTGATTTCCGGGCGCCCGACATCATGCGCTTTGGCTTTACGCCGCTGTATCTGGATGATGCGGACGTGGTGGCGGCGGTCGACCACATTGAAGCGGTGATGACCGGCCGCCTGTGGGACGATCCCGCATTCACAACCCGGCAGCGTGTCACCTAGGTCTTGACGCGCGCAGGCCGTAGGGGCCTGATGGCGCGGGAAAGACGGGCCGCAAGAGCCCGGATCAATAGGGAGAAGACTTCAATGACATTGAAACGATTGATGGCGGCGTGCTGCATCGCTGCCTTGGGCACGGCTGCGCAGGCTGACGGGGTCAAGGTGGGGATGATCACCACGCTGTCCGGGGGTGGTGCGGGCCTTGGCATCGACGTGCGTGACGGCTTTTTGCTGGCGGTGAAGGGCAATGACGATATCGAAGTCGTCATCGAGGATGACCAGCGCAAGCCCGACATCGCGGTACAACTGGCTGACAAGATGATCCAATCCGAAAAGGTCGATGTGATGACCGGCATCATCTGGTCGAACCTGGCCATGGCGGTGGTGCCTGCGGCGACGGCACAGGGCAAGTTCTATCTGTCGCCCAATGCGGGACCGTCGGCGCTGGCCGGCAAGGGGTGCCACCAGAACTACTTCAACGTCAGCTGGCAGAATGATGCCTTTTCCGAAGCTGCGGGCACGGCGCTGAACGGCGAGGCGGGCAAGGTGTTTCTGATGGCGCCGAACTATCCCGCAGGTCAGGACATCATGGCGGGGTTCAAGCGCACCTTTGAGGGCGAGATCGCGGCGGAGGTCTATACCAAGCTGGGCCAGACCGACTATGCCGCCGAGATTGCGCAGATGCGGGCCAGCGACGCGGACCAGATCTATTTCTTCCTGCCCGGGGGCATGGGGATTTCGTTCATGAAGCAATATGCAGGCTCGGGCGTGGACAAACCCGTGTCGGGCCCGGCGTTCAGCTTTGATCAGGGCATTCTGGGTGCCATTGGGGACGCGGCCGTCGGGGCCAAGAATACGGCCCACTGGTCGAAGGACCTTGATGTGCCCGGCAATGCCGAATTCGTGGCTGCCTTCCAGGCCGAGTATGGCCGTCTGCCGTCCATTTATGCCGCGCAGGGCTTTGACACGGGCCTTTTGCTTGCGTCGGCTGCAGGCAAGGCGGACGTGGCTGATGCGGATGCGTTCCGTGCCGCCTTGAAAGAGGCTGATTTCCAATCCGTGCGCGGCAAGTTCTCGTTCGGGTCGAACAATCACCCGGTGCAGGACATCTATATGCGCGAAGTGATCAAGGAAGGTGATCTGGTCACCAACCGGATCATCGGCACAGCCGCGACAGATCACAGCGATCCGTACGCGGCGGATTGCAAGCTATAATCAGGTTGGCCTCGGCCATTCCGGGGTCTTTTCACATTATTTCAAGGGCTTGCAAGATGCTGTGCATCTAGCGGGGCAGGGCGAATGACGACGCTTCTGTTGATCGAACAGGTGCTGAACGGGCTGCAATCGGGGATCATGCTGTTTCTGATGGCGGCTGGGCTGACCCTGATTTTTGGGGTCATGGGCCTGATCAACCTGGCCCATGGGTCGCTTTACATGATCGGGGCGTTCGCGGCGGCGGCAGTCGCGGGCGCAACCGGATCCTTTGTTCTTGCGCTTGGCGCAAGCCTCGTGGCCGCCGCAGCGGCGGGTGTGGTGATCGAAGTGGGGGTGATCCGACGGCTGTACGATCGCGACCACCTGGATCAGGTGCTTGCGACGTTTGCCCTGATCCTGATCCTGTCCGAAGGGATGCGGTGGCTGTTTGGGTCTTTTCCCCTGTACCTTGACGTGCCGTCCGCATTGGCAGGGCCCGTGACATTGCCGGGGGGCATCCAGTACCCGGCCTACCGGTTGCTGATTATTCTGATCGGTCTGCTGGTGGCTGTGGGGTTGTTCCTTCTCATCGCGCGCACGCGGATCGGTATCCAGATACGCGCTGGTGAAAGCGATAGAGAGATGATTGCCGCCCTTGGTGTCGATATTTCAAGGCTTTACACGCTGATCTTCGCCTTGGGGGCGGCGCTGGCTGGTCTGGCGGGCGCGCTTGTCGGGGCAATCCAGTCGGTACAGGTCGGCATGGGGGAACCGGTGCTGATCCTTGCCTTTGTCGTTATTGTCATTGGCGGGATCGGGTCGATCAAGGGCGCGTTTGTCGGGGCCTTGCTGGTGGGGCTGACGGATACGCTGGGCGGTGTGGTACTGCCCCTCGCGCTGGGCGGGTTCATGGACGCGTCCGCAGCCACCACGGTCGGGTCCGCGCTGGCGTCGATGTCGATTTATGTGCTTATGGCCGTCGTCCTGATCTTCCGGCCCACCGGCCTCTATGGGGCGGCCTGATGCTGCGTGAACCGGTCCTCAACACACTGGTCTTCCTGGCGCTGCCTACGGTGGCTGCGCTTGCGGTGGTGCTGGACGAACCGTTCACGATCACCCTTGCCACTCGCGCCGCGATCCTTGCGCTGGCGGCGGTGGGCCTGAACCTCGCTCTGGGTATCGGCGGGCTTGTCAGCCTCGGCCACGCGGTGTTTTTCGGTCTCGGGGGCTATGCGATGGGCATTCTGGCCAGCCATGCCCAAAGCTTTACCGCGATTGATCTGGGCCTGTTCATGGTCGAGGGCACGACGTCCATGCCGGTGATCTGGCTGGTCGCGGTTCTCGTCAGTGCCCTGGCGGCGCTGCTGATTGGCCTTTTGGCGCTGCGCACGGCAGGCGTCTACTTCATCATGATCACGCTCGCCTTCGGGCAGATGTTTTACTATTTCACGATTTCCTGGCCCGCCTACGGGGGTGAGGACGGGCTGAGCATCTATGTCCGCAACAGCTTTCCGGGGTTGAACACGCTGGATCCGATCCAGTTCTTCGCCCTTGTGTTCGGGGTACTTGCCATCGTCCTGTGGATCATGGGCCGGATTGAACGGTCTCCGTTTGGGTTGGCGCTGGGATCCGCCCGGCAGAACGCCGTGCGGGTCGAAACCGTCGGGCTCAGCCCGTTTCGCCTGCGGTTGGAGGCCTTCGTCATATCGGGCGCGATCACGGGTCTTGCCGGCGCGCTGTTTGCCGATCTCAACCGGTTTGTGTCGCCCACCATGTTCAGTTGGCAAATGTCCGGCGAATTCATCGTTTTCATCGTGCTGGGCGGCATAGGCCGCCTGTTTGGCCCGGTGGTCGGGGCATGTCTGTTTGTGCTGCTGGAACACATGCTGAGCGGCGTCAGCGACTATTGGTTGGTGTTTCTGGGCGCGATCCTGCTGTTTGTCGTTCTGTTCGCCCGGGGCGGCGTGATCGGCGCACTGACCGAGCCGGGGCGTGGGGCATGAGCCGCGCGCTGCTGGATATCCGCGACGTGTCCAAGTCGTTCGGCGCGTTGCAGGCTACGGATGCCGTATCACTGGACCTTGTTCCGGGCGAAATCCATGCGCTGATCGGTCCAAACGGGGCGGGCAAGTCGACCCTGATCCAGCAGATTGCAGGGGGCCTGATGCCCGACGCCGGACGCATCAGTCTTGGGGGCGAGGACGTCACGGCCCTGGGTATGGCCGCGCGGGCCCAACGGGGTCTGGGCCGCACCTTTCAGATCAGTGCGCTGGCCATGGACAACACCGTGCTGGAAAACGCGGCCCTGGGTGTGATCGGGGCGCAGCGCGGTGCCTGGCGGTTCCTTGGATCGGCGCTTGGCACTGCCAAGACGCGCAGCGCTGCCCAAGCGGCGCTGGACCGCGTGGGTCTGCGCGAGGTTGCGGACATGCGCGTCGGCACACTCAGTCACGGGCAGCGCCGATTGCTGGAAGTGGCGGTGGCGCTGACCTTGCAGCCGAAACTGTTCCTGATGGATGAACCGATGGCGGGGCTGGGCGCGGAAGGCACGTCCCGGATGACGGCATTTCTGGCGCAACTCAAGGCGGACGCGCCCATTTTGCTGGTCGAACATGACATGGACGCCGTCTTTGCCCTTGCCGACCGCATTTCAGTGCTGGTTGCAGGCAGGATCATTGCAACCGGCACCCCCGACGACATCCGAACGAACGCGGATGTGCGCACCGCCTATCTGGGTGAGGAGGTTCCCGCATGACCCTCTTGCAGCTTGACGGGATCGAAGCCTCCTACGGCGCCGCGCAGGCCCTGTTTGGGGTCGACCTGCGCCTGGACGAGGGCGAGGTGCTGGCCCTGATGGGGCGCAACGGGATGGGCAAGTCCACGACGATCCGGGTGATCTGTCGCCTGTTGAAACAGTCGCGCGGTCAGGTCACGTTCGGTGGGCGGGTCCTGGACGGTGTCGCACCGCATGTGGCGGCACGCGCGGGTCTTGGTCTTGTTCCCGAAGGCCGCCGGATCTTTGCCAACTTGACGGTGCAGGAAAACCTGCTGGCCGCGGCCCGGCCCGGCGCATGGGACCTGAGGTCCGTGTCCGACCTATTTCCCCGCCTCGGGGAACGCGCGGACCAGATGGCGGGGTATCTGTCTGGCGGCGAACAGCAGATGCTGGCCATCGGGCGTGCGCTGATGACCAATCCGCGTCTGATGGTGCTGGACGAGGCGACCGAGGGGCTGGCCCCCGTCGTTCGGCAGGAAATCTGGGCGGCGCTGGATGCGGTGCGACGTGACACTGGGCTGTCGCTGTTGGTGGTGGACAAATCGCTGGCGGAACTGGGGCGCATTGCGGATCACGCGGTGATCCTTCAGCGCGGACGCTCTGTCTGGCACGGGCCGATGCAAGACGTCGCAGGCGAGGTCGCAAACACTTACCTGGGTGTGTAAGCCACGGCCCTATTCGGCTGCGCGCAATCCTCGCAGCTCGCCCAGCAAGTGCGGTATCTTGTCCTTGAACCGGAAAAAACCGTGCGTCGCATGGGGCCACGCGGCGCTGTCAAAGCTGCGCCGGATGCGTCGGACAGGCGGGGCATCCGCCATTTGGGCAAGGCGGGCCAGAACGTCAGCGGCGGGCCCCGTGGGTGCGTATGGCGTCATAATCTGATCTACCCCGGCCGATGCGACCCAGGCGGCCAACGCATCCGCAGTCGGCGCCGCATGGGTGACATCCCCCAACCTGTCGCGATACCGGTCCACGGTGTCCCGCGCCGCGGCATCGGCGAATTGGGCCACATGCGGGGCTACGTTCAGCGGCGTCAGGCCAGATCGTGTCGTGATCACCGCCGTCGCAACGGGTGCGACGCCAGCGTCCAGAATGTAACCGGGGCTGAGATCATCGTCATGCAGGATCAGACCGGTGCGCGGGCCTGGAATGGGGACATCCGCATCGGGCAGGGGCATCGCGTCGGGCTTGGCCGGACCGTTAAGCGCCTGCGCCTCGCCCGCCAGTTGCCATTTCGGTGCAAACCGCCCTTCGGTGTATTTCGAGATGTTGGAGGTGCGCGCGAGATAGGTTTTGCCCGGGGTCTGGATACCGGCCACCCAGCGCCAGCTGAGCGTGTTGGACGCAGGATCGCCATCCAGAAGGTGCCGCAAGAAGAAATCCGCGCCCAATTCCCATGGAAGGCGCAAGGTGAATATCCAGATCGACGCGAACCACATACGCGCGTGATTGTGCAAATACCCAGTTTCAACAAGCTCTTGCGCCCACATGTTAAAGCACTCGATCTCGGTATTGCCGGTGCAGGCCGCTGCCCACCTGTCGCGCAGGCCAGACTGTGTTTGCACCCCGTCCAGCGCGCCTTTCAGCGCCGTCTTGTACTGGCCCCAAACCGCGGGCCGCAATTCCAGCCACCCTTTCCAATAGGTGCGCCAATAGACTTCCTGAATGAACTTCTCGGCGGCGGCGGCACTGTGACGGGCCAACGTGGCCTGCAGCACTTCGGCCTCTGTCATCAACCGCGCCCGGATGTAGGGGGACAGGGTGGATACGCCGGTATGTCCGTCTCGGCCCAGGTCGAAGTTCCGGCGCGCCGCATAATCGCGCCCGGCATGGGGCAAGAAACGATGGAGCCGCTCGAGCGCGGCGGTGCGGGTTGCTGGAAAACGGATCAGGGCGTCGCTCATGGCGCGGAGGTAAGGCAGCGCGCCAACAGGTCAACTCTGCGCCGGAACGCGCCCGCCGCTGGCGACGATCAGCAAGCCGCCGACAACCGCGATGTTCTTGAAAAATAGTGACACTTCGATGCGTGCAAGCTCGGGGGCTGCGGCCCAGAACGGGTGAAGCAGCAGGTTGATCGCCAGGGTGTGCACAATCAGCGCAGTGGCGGCGAGGCGCAGCGGCCAGGCCCGCGCAAATGCAACAAGAAGGCCGCCACCCAGTTCCAGCGCAATCACCGGGTAGATCAGAAGATGTGCAAGAGGCATGCCGACTTCGGTCATCCGCAAGATCGACGGGTCCGGGTCCAGTATCTTGTCCAGACCGCCGAGGATGAACAGGGACGCAAGCAGCACGCGGCCAATGACAAGTGGAATGGACATGGAGCCTCCTAGAATAGGGTCGTACCCGAATAATACGTAGTTCGCACTAAAATTGGTCAAGGGCAATTGCGCCACATCAATTCGCGTGCCCTTGCAGCCCCCGAATGCCGATACTAAGACTCGGGTAACTTCTCTGCGGGTATGGTCTCGCAGAAGTCTGACGAGGCAGGACATCATGCGCGACCCCATCGATCAATATGCAAACATCACCAACAATCTGGTCCCGATGGTGGTCGAACAGACCAGCCGGGGGGAGCGGGCCTATGACATCTTCTCGCGCCTGCTGAAGGAACGGATCATCTTCATCAATGGCCCGATCCATTCGGGGATGAGCCACCTTGTCGTCGCGCAGCTCTTGCATCTTGAGGCGGAAAACCCGTCCAAGGAAATCAGCATGTACGTGAACTCTCCGGGCGGCGAAGTGACGGCTGGGTTCTCGATCTACGACACGATGCAGTACATCAAGCCAAAGGTATCGACGCTGATCTGCGGGATGGCGGCCTCCATGGGGTCTGTCATCGCCATCGGTGGAGAGCCGGGGATGCGTTTTGCCTTGCCCAACTCGGAAATCATGGTGCACCAGCCGTCCGGCGGGTCGCAGGGCATGGCGTCCGATATCCTGATTTCGGCGCGCCATATCGAACAAACGCGCGAGCGGATCTATCAGCTTTATGTCAAGCATGCCGGCCAGAATTATGACACTGTGCAGAAAGCTCTGGACCGCGACACCTGGATGACACCGGAAGAAGCCAAGGAATGGGGCCACATCGATGAGATCGTGGACCAGCGGGCCAAGTCCGACGATGACGAAAAATAAGGCAGTCGCGCCGGTCTTCACGACTGGCGTGAATTGACCGCGAGGTCAGGCAAAAAGACGATTGTGGACCCTGCGGGGCTGTCTTAAGCTGACGGTCAACGCGGGGCGCGCCGGAGATGATCCGGCACCTGGAATGGCGGCATCTGCCGGGAAGGACGCGACATGGCCACGAATTCGGGCGGCGACAGCAAGAACACCCTCTATTGCAGCTTTTGCGGCAAGAGCCAGCACGAGGTGCGCAAGCTGATTGCGGGCCCGACAGTCTTCATCTGCGATGAATGTGTTGAATTGTGCATGGACATCATCCGCGAAGAGACGAAGGCATCCGGCCTGAAGTCCACCGACGGTGTGCCGACGCCCAAGGACATTTGCGAGGTGCTTGATGATTACGTGATTGGCCAGGCCATGGCCAAGCGCGTGTTGTCGGTGGCCGTGCACAACCACTACAAGCGCCTGAACCATGCCCAGAAGGGTGGGGATATCGAACTTGCCAAATCCAACATCCTGCTGATCGGCCCGACGGGCTGTGGCAAGACGTTGCTGGCCCAGACGCTCGCGCGCATTCTGGATGTGCCGTTCACGATGGCCGATGCAACGACCCTGACCGAAGCGGGCTATGTGGGCGAGGATGTAGAGAACATCATCCTTAAGCTGCTTCAGGCGTCGGAATACAATGTCGAGCGCGCGCAGCGCGGCATCGTCTATATCGACGAGGTCGACAAGATCACGCGCAAATCCGAAAACCCGTCCATCACCCGCGACGTGTCGGGCGAGGGGGTGCAGCAGGCCCTTCTGAAACTGATGGAAGGCACCGTGGCATCGGTCCCGCCGCAGGGCGGGCGCAAGCATCCGCAGCAGGAATTCCTGCAAGTGGACACCACAAATATCCTGTTCATCTGTGGCGGTGCATTCGCAGGTCTCGACAAGATCATCGCGCAGCGCGGCAAGGGCTCGGCCATGGGCTTTGGCGCTGATGTGCGCGACAATGATGAACGTGGCGTGGGCGAAATCTTTACCGATCTCGAACCCGAGGACTTGCTGAAATTCGGCCTGATCCCGGAATTCGTGGGCCGCTTGCCGGTGCTCGCGACACTCGAAGATCTGGACGAAGATGCGCTGGTCACCATCCTGACCCAACCCAAGAACGCGTTGGTCAAGCAGTATCAGCGTCTGTTCGAGTTGGAAGATACGTCACTGACATTCACAGATGATGCGCTGAGCGCGATTGCCAAACGGGCGATTGAACGCAAAACCGGTGCACGCGGCCTGCGTTCCATCCTGGAAGATATCCTGCTCGACACGATGTTCGAGTTGCCGGGGCTCGAGTCGGTGACCGAAGTTGTGGTCAACGAGGAAGCGGTCAATTCGGATGCGGCCCCTCTGATGATTCACGCCGAGGCGGAAAAGGAACCAGCGTCGGCCGGATGATCGCGTAGACGATGGAAACCGAAGGCGGGTGTCACACCCGCCTTTTTCAATTTTGTCTGAAGGGAAGTTCGCAGGGCGCACGCGTTCTGCGCCCAATCGCAGAAAAGGGGGCACCCATGTCGATGATCAAGCGCATCCATTCCGGGGGCGAATACGAACCCAAGGTCGGCTATTGCCGGGCGGTCGCGGCGGGTGGATGGATTCACGTGGCAGGCACCGTCGGGCACGGCACCACGGCTGTCGAACAATGCGCTTCCGCGCTGGATATCATTGGCAAGGCCCTGGCCGAGTTCGGTGCCGATTTCAGCCATGTGGTACGAGTGACCTACATGCTGCCGGACCGGGACGAGTTTCCGCCCTGTTGGCCCTTGCTGCGGGAGGCGTTCGGGGACAACCCGCCTGCGGCAACCATGATCGAATGCGGCCTGATCACGCCCGAAGACCGGATCGAGATTGAAGTTACCGCGATGATGCCAGACGCCTAGCGCGCTGTTTCAAACCGTTCTGCAAGCGTGGCTTGCACCATGTCGGGATCAAGGTCTTCCCAGGGCGCACCACCGGGCGCGATGAACCCGCCCTCTGCCAAAGCTGTCTGGACCTGTGCCATGTCCGGCTCGCCCAGTGCCATCCGGGCGCGGTGCGAGATCGGGTTCTCCCACGTGGTCTTGAGCGCCTTGATCGCCAACGGTGCGCGCCCGGTAAAGGATGTCAAATGCCGTTCGATCATGGTGCTGGCGGTCGACTGACGCCGCATGATCATGGCGACATGCTGGTCGCGCATCCCGCAAAATGCCAGCAGGTGCAGGGCAGACCCGTCGCAGGACACCACATGACGCGCCGCCTTGTAACGTGCAATCTGTTCCGGAATCGTATGCTTCTGCGGATGGAAAATCTCGTACCCATCGGCCTGCAAATGCGCTTCGATCTCTTGCTCGCCCAGCAGCACACCCCGATCAAACGGCAGTTGCGAGCGGGAGATATACAGCTTGTCCCCGCCCTCTGGTGCGATGTCACGGGCAAAGCGCGCGTCGCGGAACCGCCGGTAGGACGGCGTGCCCGCAATAATAGCCCCAAGGCCAAATCCCTGCCCGGGCACAATCAACTCGCCCACCTGATGCGGCTGATCCACCACCTTGATCGGGACATCCACGCCCAGGGCTTTGAACATTTCTGTCTGGAACGATTTGCATTCGGTGGCGCCTCCGGGGCGGCGCGGCACGAAAACGATGCCGTCGATCTCTCCCTGCACCACGTCGAGGGCCCAAAGACGTCCCAGCGATTCGGCGATGAAATGGGCAAAGTTGCTGTACAGCACACCGCCCCAGACCCACCGTCCATCCAACGGATTTGCTTGAGTTTTCAGCCGCTTGAACGGCAAAGTTGAACGACGCTTATTCCGCCAATGCGCCGCGATGGGCACATCACGCCCTTGGGCGGTCTGAACGCCCGAATGGCTGATGAAACCACTTGTTTCGCTGGGTTTGATAATCGCGTTTTCGCATGTCTGGATCCGCTCGGACCATCCGCCAGACGGGTCCGGCCAACTTGCATCGGGATGCGTCCAGACGTCGTCGCGCGTGCAGGTCCAGACAAAGCGGGTCGATACCGCGTCATTGCGTTCGAAATGCGCCAGCTTGAGGATGTCCTTGCATTCGCGCACACCTTCCTTGCCATACGCGTCCGGGTGAAATTCGATCACGATGGCCCGGATTCCACGCAGATTTGCATGGCGCAGCAAGTCCAGTTCGCCCCCCTCGATGTCCATGATCAGAACATCAGGTCGGAATGTGTTGATCACCCGACCATAGGGGACCGTGGGCACATCCACGGCGGTGGTCTGGCGCCGCGGCGTATCAATGAGGGACGAGCCAAGGAACGAATTGCGCAGGTGGAATGTCATGTGTTGGGGCTGGTTGGGCCCGGCGGTCACGACCTGATGGCGCACCTCCATCACCTCTTCCAATCCGTTCAGGCGGTGCAGCGCTTCGATATGGGGGATCAGATTGGGGTTTGCCTCGAACGACAGCACGGCATCGGGTTGTGCGTTCCTTGCGATGACCGCGCCAACCACACCCAGACCGGCCCCCAATTCAAGCACCCGGTCGCCCGGTCGAACCACGGCCAGCGCGCCGGCAATTTCCTCGCCCTCATAGCGACCGGCATTCATCCGCCGAATGCGCGTTTCGTTCAAAAAAGGGGACACCGGCACATGAACCCCGAAACTGGTCGCGGCGATGTCCGGCGCGTCAACAGACCCTTCGATTTTGGATACCGAATTCAAAACTGTGCCCGATCGTTACTTTTGTCTTCATGAATTGCGCGCTGGAGTTGCAAGTTCCAGAAAAAACTTTGTGACTGAAATGTCAGTTTTCGAGTGCGGCGCCTGTGCCACTGGACGTGCCGAACCGATTGCGGCATAGACTGACACAAACGTCGGAGGCAAGACATGGGCATTCTGAATACGCTTTTGCGCGCAGTCACCTGGTGGAACGGCCAGACGCTGAACACGCAGCTTTTCACCGCCCGAAAAGGCGTGAAAGTGGGCGAAGACAGCCAGGGCAACGTGTTCTACAAGACGCGGGACGATGCCCGGCGCTGGGTCATCTACAATGGCGAGGCCGAGGCAAGCCGCGTGGACCCCGAATGGCACGGCTGGCTGCATCGCACCTGGGACGAACCTCCGACCGAAAAGCCGCTCAGGCGCAAGGACTGGGAAAAGCCACACCAGCCGAACCTGACCGGCACGGCCATGGCCTATGCGCCCGCAGGTTCGATCCGGCGCCCGGACCCTGCGGACCGGTCCGATTACGAAGCCTGGACACCCGAATAAATGGCCGAAAACACGACCGAAGTGCTGGTGGGTGGGGTCGTTCTGGCTGCGGCCATCGGGTTTGCCGTCTATGGCGCGCAGGTCGCGGGCCTGGGCTCGAACACGGGGTCCGCATACCCGCTGACCGCCAGCTTTCGCAGCCTCGAAGGTGTGAATGTCGGCACGGACGTGCGGCTGGCCGGCGTAAAGGTCGGGACGGTATCGCAAGTCGAACTGAACCCCGAAACCTACCGCGCCGACACGGTGGTGTCTGTGCGCGCAGACACGCAGATACCCGATGACAGCGCCATTATCATCAGCTCCGAAGGGCTGTTGGGCGGCAATTTCGTGGAAATCGTGCCCGGCGGGTCGCCATTCTATTTCGAAGAAGGCGACGAAATCACGGACACCCAAGGGTCTGTCAGCCTGATTTCCCTGCTTTTGCGCTTTGTCTCGGGGGGCGAAGAGGGATGAGGGCGCGCGCCGCCGTTGTCGCGGCGCTGGCGGCGGTGCTGCTTGGCACTGGCCTTGCTGCGCAGCAGACCACGGAAAACGGGCCCGGCGCGGTGCTGCGTGGCCTCGACAAGTTCAGTGGCAAAGTGGTGGATATCGAGATGCTAGCCGGGCGCACCGTGCGCTTTGAACGTCTGAACATCACGCTGACCGAATGCCGCTATCCTGCGGGCAACCCGTCGGGCAATGCCTATGCCGGGTTGCAGATCACCGAAACCGGACGCGAAGGCGTGGTGTTTTCGGGGTGGATGATCGCCTCCGCCCCCGCGCTGAACGCGATGGAACATCCCCGCTATGACGTTTGGGTCATGCGGTGCACCACCTCCTGAAGGGGGCTGACAGGCACTGCTCCCATGTCGGCATCATGCACATTCAACGCACGTTCCAGCCGCGCGTGATACGCCGCCCGCGTGATTTCCACAGCGCCCAGGCTGGCCAGATGTGTCGTCAAAAACTGGGTGTCAAACAGAGTGAACTGCGCCCGGCGCAGGTGATCCACGGCGGCGGCCAGCGCCATCTTTGATGCGTTCGTGGCGCGCGAAAACATGCTTTCACCAAAAAACGCGCCCTTGAGAACAACGCCATAGACGCCGCCAATCAGCCGCGTACCATCCCAGATTTCAAATGACCGCGCCTGTTTGCGCATGTGCAGGCCCAGATACAGGCGTCGTATCTCGGGGTTGATCCATGTATCGATCCGGTCCGCGCAGCCATCGACGACCCCTTCGAAATCGGCGTCCATCGTCAATGTCCACTGCGTGCGTCGCATCGCGCGCGCCAGGGACCGG
The DNA window shown above is from uncultured Tateyamaria sp. and carries:
- a CDS encoding ABC transporter substrate-binding protein, with protein sequence MTLKRLMAACCIAALGTAAQADGVKVGMITTLSGGGAGLGIDVRDGFLLAVKGNDDIEVVIEDDQRKPDIAVQLADKMIQSEKVDVMTGIIWSNLAMAVVPAATAQGKFYLSPNAGPSALAGKGCHQNYFNVSWQNDAFSEAAGTALNGEAGKVFLMAPNYPAGQDIMAGFKRTFEGEIAAEVYTKLGQTDYAAEIAQMRASDADQIYFFLPGGMGISFMKQYAGSGVDKPVSGPAFSFDQGILGAIGDAAVGAKNTAHWSKDLDVPGNAEFVAAFQAEYGRLPSIYAAQGFDTGLLLASAAGKADVADADAFRAALKEADFQSVRGKFSFGSNNHPVQDIYMREVIKEGDLVTNRIIGTAATDHSDPYAADCKL
- a CDS encoding branched-chain amino acid ABC transporter permease, yielding MTTLLLIEQVLNGLQSGIMLFLMAAGLTLIFGVMGLINLAHGSLYMIGAFAAAAVAGATGSFVLALGASLVAAAAAGVVIEVGVIRRLYDRDHLDQVLATFALILILSEGMRWLFGSFPLYLDVPSALAGPVTLPGGIQYPAYRLLIILIGLLVAVGLFLLIARTRIGIQIRAGESDREMIAALGVDISRLYTLIFALGAALAGLAGALVGAIQSVQVGMGEPVLILAFVVIVIGGIGSIKGAFVGALLVGLTDTLGGVVLPLALGGFMDASAATTVGSALASMSIYVLMAVVLIFRPTGLYGAA
- a CDS encoding branched-chain amino acid ABC transporter permease; translated protein: MLREPVLNTLVFLALPTVAALAVVLDEPFTITLATRAAILALAAVGLNLALGIGGLVSLGHAVFFGLGGYAMGILASHAQSFTAIDLGLFMVEGTTSMPVIWLVAVLVSALAALLIGLLALRTAGVYFIMITLAFGQMFYYFTISWPAYGGEDGLSIYVRNSFPGLNTLDPIQFFALVFGVLAIVLWIMGRIERSPFGLALGSARQNAVRVETVGLSPFRLRLEAFVISGAITGLAGALFADLNRFVSPTMFSWQMSGEFIVFIVLGGIGRLFGPVVGACLFVLLEHMLSGVSDYWLVFLGAILLFVVLFARGGVIGALTEPGRGA
- a CDS encoding ABC transporter ATP-binding protein, encoding MSRALLDIRDVSKSFGALQATDAVSLDLVPGEIHALIGPNGAGKSTLIQQIAGGLMPDAGRISLGGEDVTALGMAARAQRGLGRTFQISALAMDNTVLENAALGVIGAQRGAWRFLGSALGTAKTRSAAQAALDRVGLREVADMRVGTLSHGQRRLLEVAVALTLQPKLFLMDEPMAGLGAEGTSRMTAFLAQLKADAPILLVEHDMDAVFALADRISVLVAGRIIATGTPDDIRTNADVRTAYLGEEVPA
- a CDS encoding ABC transporter ATP-binding protein, whose amino-acid sequence is MTLLQLDGIEASYGAAQALFGVDLRLDEGEVLALMGRNGMGKSTTIRVICRLLKQSRGQVTFGGRVLDGVAPHVAARAGLGLVPEGRRIFANLTVQENLLAAARPGAWDLRSVSDLFPRLGERADQMAGYLSGGEQQMLAIGRALMTNPRLMVLDEATEGLAPVVRQEIWAALDAVRRDTGLSLLVVDKSLAELGRIADHAVILQRGRSVWHGPMQDVAGEVANTYLGV
- a CDS encoding FAD-binding domain-containing protein — protein: MSDALIRFPATRTAALERLHRFLPHAGRDYAARRNFDLGRDGHTGVSTLSPYIRARLMTEAEVLQATLARHSAAAAEKFIQEVYWRTYWKGWLELRPAVWGQYKTALKGALDGVQTQSGLRDRWAAACTGNTEIECFNMWAQELVETGYLHNHARMWFASIWIFTLRLPWELGADFFLRHLLDGDPASNTLSWRWVAGIQTPGKTYLARTSNISKYTEGRFAPKWQLAGEAQALNGPAKPDAMPLPDADVPIPGPRTGLILHDDDLSPGYILDAGVAPVATAVITTRSGLTPLNVAPHVAQFADAAARDTVDRYRDRLGDVTHAAPTADALAAWVASAGVDQIMTPYAPTGPAADVLARLAQMADAPPVRRIRRSFDSAAWPHATHGFFRFKDKIPHLLGELRGLRAAE
- a CDS encoding DoxX family protein — encoded protein: MSIPLVIGRVLLASLFILGGLDKILDPDPSILRMTEVGMPLAHLLIYPVIALELGGGLLVAFARAWPLRLAATALIVHTLAINLLLHPFWAAAPELARIEVSLFFKNIAVVGGLLIVASGGRVPAQS
- a CDS encoding ATP-dependent Clp protease proteolytic subunit; the encoded protein is MRDPIDQYANITNNLVPMVVEQTSRGERAYDIFSRLLKERIIFINGPIHSGMSHLVVAQLLHLEAENPSKEISMYVNSPGGEVTAGFSIYDTMQYIKPKVSTLICGMAASMGSVIAIGGEPGMRFALPNSEIMVHQPSGGSQGMASDILISARHIEQTRERIYQLYVKHAGQNYDTVQKALDRDTWMTPEEAKEWGHIDEIVDQRAKSDDDEK